From the Desulfovibrio sp. JY genome, one window contains:
- a CDS encoding carbamoyltransferase — translation MAEYILGLSAYYHDSAAALLRDGVIVAAAHEERFTRKKHDASFPRKAAAYVLEEGGVALSDLAAVAFYDKPYLKFERLMETYHGFAPRGVVSFLSAMPVWIKEKLFMKKMLREELAKLGRGKPRILFPEHHLSHAASAFYPSPFDEAAILTIDGVGEWSTTTIGVGRGKDITFLRELDFPHSLGLLYSAFTYYCGFKVNSGEYKLMGLAPYGIAGSERVETYKQKILDELVDLRPDGSMLLNMAYFDYATGLTMCRDGKWERLFGLPKRAAESELSQEHMDMALAIQEVTEDVVMLLAKTARELSGCKNLVMAGGVALNCVANGKLLRAGVFDDIWIQPAAGDAGGALGAALAAHHVWAGHERAPLPDGAMDRMAGSYLGPEFTRRDALRVASRNDAPCDVYDDFDALCARVADLLADGKVVGWFQGRMEYGPRALGGRSILGDPRNPEMQKKLNLKIKYREGFRPFAPSVLAEAVSDCFEQDRPSPYMLLVAPVAEKLRFDLPEGYWQKPMFDRLYVERSKLPAITHVDFSARIQTVHAATNPRYHKLISTFNARHGCPVVVNTSFNVRGEPIVCTPWDAYRCFMRTEMDYLVIGDCLFDKEKQPEFAESGDWRDEYELD, via the coding sequence ATGGCCGAATACATACTCGGGCTTTCCGCCTACTATCACGACAGCGCGGCCGCGCTTTTGCGCGACGGCGTCATCGTGGCCGCCGCCCATGAGGAACGCTTCACCCGCAAGAAGCACGACGCCTCCTTTCCCCGCAAAGCCGCCGCCTACGTGCTTGAGGAAGGCGGCGTCGCTCTGTCCGATCTGGCCGCGGTCGCCTTCTACGACAAGCCGTATCTCAAGTTCGAGCGGCTGATGGAGACGTACCACGGGTTCGCGCCGCGCGGCGTGGTCAGCTTCCTGTCGGCCATGCCGGTGTGGATCAAGGAAAAGCTCTTCATGAAGAAGATGCTGCGCGAGGAACTGGCCAAGCTCGGCCGGGGCAAGCCGCGCATCCTTTTCCCGGAGCACCACCTGTCCCACGCCGCCTCGGCCTTTTATCCCTCGCCCTTCGACGAAGCGGCGATCCTCACCATCGACGGCGTGGGCGAGTGGTCCACCACCACCATCGGCGTCGGGCGCGGCAAGGACATCACCTTCCTGCGCGAACTCGACTTCCCGCATTCCCTGGGCCTGCTTTATTCCGCCTTCACCTACTACTGCGGCTTCAAGGTCAACTCCGGCGAATACAAGCTCATGGGACTCGCTCCCTACGGCATCGCCGGCTCGGAGCGGGTGGAGACCTACAAGCAAAAGATCCTGGACGAACTGGTCGACCTGCGCCCCGACGGCTCCATGCTGCTCAACATGGCCTACTTCGACTACGCCACCGGGCTCACTATGTGCCGGGACGGCAAGTGGGAGCGACTTTTCGGCCTGCCCAAGCGCGCCGCCGAGTCGGAACTGTCCCAGGAGCACATGGACATGGCCCTGGCCATCCAGGAAGTCACCGAAGACGTGGTCATGCTTCTGGCCAAGACGGCTCGCGAGCTTTCGGGCTGCAAGAATCTGGTCATGGCCGGCGGTGTGGCGCTCAACTGCGTGGCCAACGGCAAGCTGCTGCGGGCCGGGGTGTTCGACGACATCTGGATCCAGCCGGCGGCCGGCGATGCCGGCGGAGCCCTCGGCGCGGCCCTGGCCGCCCACCACGTCTGGGCCGGACACGAACGCGCGCCGCTGCCAGACGGGGCCATGGACCGCATGGCCGGTTCGTACCTGGGGCCGGAGTTCACCCGCCGCGACGCGTTGCGCGTGGCCTCCCGCAATGACGCGCCCTGCGACGTCTATGACGACTTCGACGCGCTTTGCGCCCGGGTCGCTGACCTCTTGGCCGACGGCAAGGTGGTCGGCTGGTTCCAGGGCCGCATGGAATACGGTCCTCGGGCCCTTGGCGGCCGCAGCATTCTGGGCGATCCGCGAAACCCGGAGATGCAGAAAAAGCTCAACCTCAAGATCAAATACCGCGAAGGGTTCCGCCCCTTTGCCCCCTCGGTTCTGGCCGAGGCCGTCTCCGACTGCTTCGAGCAGGACCGGCCCTCGCCCTACATGCTGCTGGTGGCCCCGGTGGCCGAAAAGCTGCGCTTCGATCTGCCCGAGGGCTACTGGCAAAAGCCCATGTTCGACCGGCTGTACGTCGAGCGCTCCAAGCTTCCGGCCATCACCCATGTGGACTTCTCGGCGCGCATCCAGACCGTGCACGCGGCCACCAATCCGCGCTACCACAAGCTCATCAGCACGTTTAACGCCCGCCACGGCTGCCCGGTGGTGGTCAACACGAGCTTCAACGTGCGCGGCGAGCCCATCGTGTGTACGCCCTGGGACGCCTACCGCTGCTTCATGCGCACCGAGATGGATTACCTCGTGATCGGCGACTGCCTGTTCGACAAGGAAAAACAGCCCGAGTTCGCCGAATCCGGCGACTGGCGCGACGAATACGAGTTGGATTAG
- a CDS encoding IS110 family transposase has protein sequence MAGQALSQLQAFVEASQGRSFFVGLDVHKNSYFVALRRFDGVVHTLVMSASPQALIDKLAAVGVTVAMAASESGPTGFTLSRALTKAGIPNLVAAPSRIPRPVVWGAKTDRLDCVKLADYAAKGMLRPIAVPTEEQEAQRSLERRRHDLADDLRRVKLRIHSHLLFLGLTEPPNLKYWSKVAVASLLKLPMHQAARYTLESFVREMHAITSELSLVEQQLETICRQGEHDKVIKCLRTVPGVGPLIAATFRLELFQPERFSRAEEVTSYLGLAPMVRQSGESKGRARLRPVGQTKLRSLLVEAAWKWRAHDPKAQAWYHKLLGKSGLAQKAITALARKLAIILWRLSLEKRAYRFEAVMA, from the coding sequence ATGGCAGGACAAGCGTTATCCCAACTTCAAGCGTTTGTGGAGGCTTCACAAGGTCGATCTTTTTTTGTCGGATTGGATGTCCATAAAAATAGTTATTTTGTTGCGTTACGTCGGTTTGATGGAGTCGTCCACACCTTGGTGATGTCGGCGAGCCCGCAGGCTCTGATCGACAAATTGGCCGCGGTGGGCGTCACCGTGGCCATGGCGGCCAGTGAATCCGGGCCGACCGGATTCACCCTGTCCAGAGCGCTCACAAAGGCAGGGATTCCCAATCTCGTGGCGGCTCCCAGTCGGATTCCCCGCCCCGTGGTCTGGGGCGCAAAAACAGACCGGCTCGATTGCGTCAAACTGGCCGATTACGCCGCCAAGGGGATGCTGCGTCCCATCGCCGTGCCGACCGAGGAGCAAGAAGCCCAGAGGAGCCTGGAGCGCCGACGACACGATCTGGCCGACGACCTGCGTCGTGTGAAACTGCGCATCCATTCCCATCTGCTTTTTTTGGGCCTTACCGAACCACCCAATCTGAAATACTGGAGCAAGGTCGCTGTAGCATCCCTGCTTAAACTGCCCATGCATCAGGCTGCCCGGTATACGCTGGAAAGTTTTGTGCGGGAGATGCATGCCATCACCAGCGAATTGTCCCTCGTTGAACAGCAACTTGAGACAATTTGCCGCCAGGGAGAGCATGACAAAGTCATCAAGTGCCTGCGCACCGTGCCCGGTGTGGGGCCGCTCATCGCCGCGACCTTCCGTCTGGAGTTGTTTCAGCCGGAACGTTTCAGCCGGGCCGAAGAGGTGACAAGCTATCTGGGACTTGCCCCCATGGTGCGCCAGAGCGGCGAGAGCAAGGGCCGGGCCAGGTTACGGCCCGTGGGGCAGACCAAACTGCGAAGTCTTTTAGTGGAGGCGGCCTGGAAATGGCGCGCACACGATCCGAAGGCTCAGGCCTGGTATCACAAGTTGCTGGGGAAAAGCGGCCTGGCCCAAAAGGCCATCACAGCCTTAGCTCGAAAACTGGCCATCATTTTGTGGCGGCTGAGCCTGGAGAAACGAGCGTACCGATTTGAGGCGGTTATGGCGTGA
- a CDS encoding metal-dependent phosphohydrolase gives MESGLDRRKFLALGAAACGMLAFTGAVPRKAAGQTPPQPVALEACLAMSPLAMADSSAVVDRDWKYLLETAASIKDPAVRQKVQAILDNPAPSLADRLADPKTRAAVHAELAAKGFLKGQTVAGLLPPVADPSKAVQPFRSAPGSGYTSHHAFPGGLVVHTAGNMRNTLGIYDGYVKNYGLTLDRDTTVVSQMLHDLHKPWVFAWAEDGTSRKEQTLAGTGEHHVLSVAEAIVRGLPPQMVVAQACAHNHPGDAKDEAEVVGWLTAASILAGVDPVKAELLGPDGKTLPLPRRMEGFVCHLGDHDWVLTGPAGKWTTVALGELAKERYGIPDANSKAFNQLRNYVFAHGTMMGLYAVYSASGKKALADAVTAIVTPV, from the coding sequence ATGGAGTCAGGACTCGATCGCAGAAAATTTCTCGCGCTTGGCGCAGCCGCCTGCGGCATGCTCGCCTTTACCGGCGCCGTTCCCCGAAAGGCCGCCGGGCAAACCCCGCCCCAGCCCGTCGCCCTGGAGGCCTGCCTGGCCATGTCCCCCCTGGCCATGGCCGACAGCTCGGCCGTGGTCGATCGGGACTGGAAATACCTGCTCGAAACGGCCGCGTCCATCAAGGACCCGGCCGTGCGACAAAAAGTACAGGCCATTCTCGACAACCCCGCTCCCAGTCTGGCCGACCGCCTGGCCGACCCCAAAACCCGTGCCGCCGTCCATGCGGAACTGGCCGCCAAAGGCTTTCTGAAGGGCCAGACGGTCGCCGGCCTGCTGCCCCCGGTCGCCGATCCGTCCAAGGCCGTGCAGCCTTTCCGTAGCGCCCCGGGCAGCGGCTACACCAGCCACCACGCCTTTCCCGGCGGCCTGGTCGTGCACACCGCCGGCAACATGCGCAATACCCTCGGCATCTACGACGGCTACGTGAAAAACTACGGCCTGACCCTCGACCGCGACACGACGGTGGTGTCCCAGATGCTCCACGACCTGCACAAGCCCTGGGTCTTCGCCTGGGCCGAGGACGGCACGTCCCGCAAGGAGCAGACCCTGGCCGGCACGGGCGAACACCACGTGCTCTCCGTGGCCGAAGCCATCGTGCGCGGACTGCCGCCGCAAATGGTGGTGGCCCAGGCCTGCGCCCACAACCATCCCGGCGACGCCAAGGACGAGGCCGAGGTGGTGGGCTGGCTCACGGCAGCCTCGATCCTGGCCGGCGTGGACCCGGTGAAGGCGGAACTGCTGGGGCCGGACGGCAAGACGCTGCCGCTGCCCCGGCGCATGGAAGGATTCGTGTGCCACCTGGGCGACCACGACTGGGTGCTGACCGGGCCGGCGGGCAAATGGACGACCGTGGCCCTCGGCGAACTGGCCAAGGAACGCTACGGCATCCCGGACGCCAATTCCAAGGCCTTCAACCAGCTGCGCAACTACGTGTTCGCCCACGGCACGATGATGGGACTCTACGCGGTCTACAGCGCCTCGGGCAAGAAGGCCCTGGCCGACGCCGTGACCGCCATCGTCACGCCTGTTTAA
- a CDS encoding zinc ribbon domain-containing protein yields MRCNKCGANIPDTERYCPVCGHKLQSDHQAGANGPDGDTGSGGSAGSRLLDFQGWTKTGRGLGPYLEACAYGGLLAAGVAWFLYSGMFWPLYPILGICALAAWLRRL; encoded by the coding sequence ATGCGATGCAACAAATGCGGGGCCAATATCCCCGACACCGAACGTTACTGCCCGGTCTGCGGGCACAAACTCCAATCCGACCACCAGGCCGGCGCAAACGGTCCGGACGGGGACACGGGCTCCGGCGGCTCGGCCGGCTCCAGGCTGCTCGATTTCCAGGGATGGACCAAAACCGGCAGGGGACTCGGCCCCTACCTCGAGGCCTGCGCCTACGGGGGTCTGCTCGCGGCCGGCGTGGCCTGGTTTCTCTATTCGGGCATGTTCTGGCCGCTCTATCCGATACTGGGAATCTGCGCCCTGGCCGCCTGGCTGCGCCGGCTGTAA
- a CDS encoding ferredoxin: MDTPLHGYSVNPVCCNGCGACAAMVPELFEMDEAVEKPVVLLIEAPAEDIERAMGICPHDCIEMD; this comes from the coding sequence ATGGATACGCCCCTGCACGGCTACAGCGTCAATCCTGTCTGCTGCAATGGTTGCGGCGCTTGCGCCGCCATGGTTCCCGAGCTTTTCGAAATGGACGAGGCGGTGGAAAAGCCCGTCGTCCTTCTGATCGAAGCGCCGGCGGAAGACATCGAGCGGGCCATGGGCATCTGCCCCCACGATTGCATCGAAATGGACTGA
- a CDS encoding sigma-54 dependent transcriptional regulator, producing the protein MAHILLIDDDAILKETIGALMRRLGHAFTWAGSLDEGRRALVHGRFDVVLLDLRLPDGYGLDMMAELRGAPGTPEIIIVTGQEDPEGAALAIKSGAWDYIQKPLTPNRVTLPLTRALEYRAQKAARRPRAVLKREAIIGVGPAMEACLDMVAQAADSDASVLVTGETGTGKELFARAIHANSQRGNNNFVVVDCAALPETLVESVLFGHVKGAFTGADRDRDGLFKLADGGTLFLDEIGELSLGIQKTFLRVLQDGRFRPVGSKNELQSDFRLLAATNRDLGVMAAGGVFREDLLYRLRTIIITLPPLRNRVEDVKPLAIHYMNRLCERYRLPTKGFAEEFFQALAAYSWPGNVRELCSTMERVLLQHRTEPVLYPKHLPDEIRIQVLNARGPAEPTGPPHPEEPHLAAVPPWKEYRRQALDAAEQSYLQELLTAAGGNVARASRLSGLSPSRLYDLFRKYNLPTRV; encoded by the coding sequence ATGGCTCACATTCTTCTCATCGACGACGACGCCATCCTCAAGGAGACCATTGGGGCGCTGATGCGCCGGCTCGGCCATGCGTTCACCTGGGCCGGGTCGCTGGACGAGGGCCGGCGGGCCCTGGTGCATGGCCGGTTCGACGTGGTGCTGCTCGATTTGCGGCTGCCGGACGGCTATGGCCTGGACATGATGGCCGAGCTGCGCGGCGCGCCGGGCACGCCCGAGATCATCATCGTCACCGGCCAGGAGGACCCCGAGGGCGCGGCGCTGGCCATCAAGTCCGGGGCCTGGGACTACATCCAGAAGCCGCTCACGCCCAACCGCGTCACCCTGCCGCTGACCCGGGCGCTGGAATACCGGGCCCAGAAGGCGGCGAGACGCCCCCGGGCGGTGCTCAAGAGAGAAGCCATCATCGGCGTGGGGCCGGCCATGGAGGCCTGTCTGGACATGGTGGCCCAGGCGGCCGATTCCGACGCCTCGGTGCTGGTCACGGGCGAGACAGGCACGGGCAAGGAGCTTTTCGCCCGGGCCATTCACGCCAATTCCCAGCGCGGCAACAACAATTTCGTGGTGGTGGACTGCGCCGCCCTGCCCGAGACGCTGGTGGAAAGCGTGCTGTTCGGCCACGTCAAGGGCGCGTTTACCGGAGCGGACCGGGACCGGGACGGACTTTTCAAGCTGGCCGACGGGGGCACGCTTTTTCTCGACGAGATCGGCGAACTTTCGCTCGGCATCCAAAAAACGTTTCTGCGCGTCCTGCAGGATGGGCGGTTCCGGCCTGTCGGCTCCAAAAACGAGCTGCAAAGCGATTTCCGGCTGCTGGCCGCCACCAACCGCGACCTCGGGGTCATGGCCGCCGGCGGCGTCTTTCGCGAGGACCTGCTCTACAGGCTGCGCACCATCATCATCACCCTGCCGCCGCTACGCAACCGCGTCGAGGACGTAAAGCCCCTGGCCATCCACTACATGAACCGGCTGTGCGAGCGCTACCGCCTGCCGACCAAGGGCTTTGCCGAGGAATTCTTCCAGGCCCTGGCCGCCTACAGCTGGCCGGGCAACGTGCGGGAACTTTGCAGCACCATGGAACGGGTGCTGTTGCAGCATCGCACCGAGCCGGTGCTATATCCCAAGCACCTGCCCGACGAAATCCGCATCCAGGTGCTCAACGCCAGGGGTCCGGCCGAACCGACCGGGCCGCCCCATCCGGAGGAGCCGCACCTGGCCGCCGTGCCGCCCTGGAAAGAGTATCGCCGGCAGGCCCTGGACGCGGCCGAGCAGAGCTATCTGCAGGAGCTGCTCACGGCCGCCGGCGGCAACGTGGCCCGGGCCTCGCGCCTAAGCGGCCTGTCGCCATCGCGCCTCTACGACCTGTTCCGCAAGTACAACCTGCCGACCCGGGTCTAG
- a CDS encoding elongation factor G, which translates to MSENLASQRTYALIGHGGCGKTSVAEMLLFTAGAVARLGKIEEGTTALDYEPEEVKRRGSTQPGLASYQFNKNRHFLLDVPGDGSFNGDLPFLLKAVDGVVFVVDAVDGVKPLTRKLWGEVVKLGLPAIFFINKMDRDRADFDMALSGIRDKLGVKTYVQNLPIGAKEDFKGVINVLEGKAYLFDGQGGTTETAIPDDMAEEVETLRETMVEEIAVADEQLMERYLEGEEISTEELLATVHMATLSGQLCPVCCGSALKNMGGERLLAAVQNFLPGPMESAAGGKTIVTADGTEIPVSESGPVVAFVFKTLFDPFAGQLSMTRVLTGTLTTNMDLQNPATDTLERAGQILLPLGKETAISKEPAGPGAIVALAKLKDTATGNTLCDPKKPVTIEAPVLPPPMISYALAPAEKGDEDKVFAAMSKLLDEDITLSITRDEETGDILLSGMGQTHLENAVEKARRRFKVSPVLKAPKIPYRESVKGKVEVQGRHKKQTGGRGQFGDCWIRMEGQPRGGGYEFVDAIVGGAIPRQYIPAVDKGVQESARRGSIAGYPMVDFKVTLYDGTFHTVDSSEMAFKIAGSIAFKAACEKLKISLLEPIVLVSVSCPDEYMGDIIGDLSSRRGKVLGSDSTGGITEIQAHVPMAEMQEYAKTLSSTTGGQGAFTMAFDHYEECPPPIAEKVIAESKKKEA; encoded by the coding sequence ATGTCGGAAAACCTTGCCAGCCAACGCACCTATGCCCTGATCGGCCATGGTGGATGCGGCAAAACCTCGGTGGCCGAAATGCTCCTCTTCACGGCCGGAGCTGTGGCGCGCCTTGGCAAGATCGAGGAAGGCACCACGGCGCTCGACTACGAGCCCGAGGAAGTCAAGCGCCGGGGCAGCACCCAGCCCGGCCTAGCCAGCTACCAGTTCAACAAGAACCGGCATTTTCTCCTGGACGTCCCCGGCGACGGCAGCTTCAACGGCGACCTGCCCTTCCTGCTCAAGGCGGTTGACGGCGTGGTGTTTGTGGTCGACGCCGTGGACGGCGTCAAGCCGCTGACCAGGAAACTTTGGGGCGAAGTGGTCAAACTCGGCCTGCCCGCCATTTTCTTCATCAACAAGATGGACCGCGACCGGGCCGATTTCGACATGGCCCTTTCCGGCATCCGCGACAAGCTCGGCGTCAAGACCTACGTCCAGAACCTGCCCATCGGGGCCAAGGAAGATTTCAAGGGCGTCATCAACGTCCTGGAAGGTAAGGCCTACCTTTTCGACGGCCAGGGCGGCACCACCGAAACCGCCATCCCCGACGACATGGCCGAGGAAGTGGAGACGCTGCGCGAGACCATGGTCGAGGAAATCGCCGTGGCCGACGAGCAGCTCATGGAACGCTACCTCGAGGGCGAGGAGATCTCCACCGAGGAACTGCTCGCCACCGTGCACATGGCCACGCTCTCGGGCCAGCTGTGCCCGGTCTGCTGCGGCTCGGCCCTCAAGAACATGGGCGGCGAACGCCTGCTGGCCGCCGTCCAGAACTTCCTGCCCGGGCCCATGGAAAGCGCCGCCGGCGGCAAAACCATCGTCACCGCCGATGGCACGGAAATTCCCGTGTCCGAATCCGGCCCGGTGGTCGCCTTCGTGTTCAAGACGCTCTTCGACCCCTTTGCCGGCCAGCTGTCCATGACCCGGGTGCTCACGGGCACGCTCACCACCAACATGGACCTGCAAAATCCGGCCACCGACACCCTGGAGCGAGCCGGGCAAATCCTTCTGCCGCTCGGCAAGGAAACCGCCATCTCCAAGGAACCGGCCGGTCCCGGGGCCATCGTGGCCCTGGCCAAGCTGAAAGACACCGCCACCGGCAACACGCTTTGCGACCCCAAAAAGCCCGTGACCATCGAAGCGCCGGTCCTGCCGCCGCCCATGATCTCCTACGCCCTGGCCCCGGCCGAAAAAGGCGACGAGGACAAGGTGTTCGCGGCCATGTCCAAGCTCCTCGACGAGGACATCACGCTGTCCATCACCCGCGACGAGGAAACCGGCGACATCCTGCTTTCCGGCATGGGCCAGACCCATCTGGAAAACGCCGTGGAAAAAGCCAGACGCCGGTTCAAGGTGAGCCCGGTGCTCAAGGCGCCGAAAATCCCCTACCGCGAGTCGGTCAAGGGCAAGGTCGAGGTCCAGGGCCGGCACAAGAAACAGACCGGCGGCCGGGGCCAGTTCGGCGACTGCTGGATCCGCATGGAAGGCCAGCCGCGCGGCGGCGGCTACGAATTCGTGGACGCCATCGTGGGCGGAGCCATCCCGCGCCAGTACATCCCGGCCGTGGACAAGGGCGTGCAGGAATCGGCCAGGCGCGGCTCCATCGCCGGCTACCCCATGGTGGACTTCAAGGTGACGCTCTACGACGGCACCTTCCATACCGTGGACTCGTCGGAAATGGCCTTCAAGATCGCGGGCTCCATCGCCTTCAAGGCCGCCTGCGAAAAGCTCAAGATATCGCTGCTCGAACCCATCGTGCTGGTGTCGGTCAGCTGCCCGGACGAATACATGGGCGACATCATCGGCGACCTCTCCAGCCGCCGCGGCAAGGTGCTGGGCTCGGATTCCACCGGCGGCATCACCGAAATCCAGGCCCACGTGCCCATGGCCGAAATGCAGGAGTACGCCAAGACCCTAAGCTCCACCACCGGCGGCCAGGGCGCGTTCACCATGGCCTTCGACCACTACGAGGAATGCCCGCCGCCTATCGCCGAAAAGGTGATCGCGGAGAGCAAGAAGAAGGAAGCGTAA
- a CDS encoding chromosome partitioning protein ParB, with the protein MQPLFLHPRDLDIDAPHLFWAAPPDAALATSLERFGQMTPALVLDEGGRPVLAAGSRRAAALRAMRGRTLAAMALAPEDMEPDLAELSPELRLGVLYLGSNLGRAVTDAMAVAATRYFTAHGSADDFLALAGAQLFGEGDGRARQVLRWLSLPASFDALLAAGNVPLGCAATLAACDGDTLAALTPLLIAMRWSRGTLKNALGWLSEAAVLSGETPGALLSRCGVLDLPQRGLSPNDLAAGVLAGLRRVRYPATTTLEARFAALSRELTPGGSRVRLKPSQGFEADAVTVEVVVRSPAEMARAGADLAAMAAASGLPGLLTVARGDDGDAA; encoded by the coding sequence GTGCAGCCACTCTTTTTACACCCGCGCGACCTGGATATCGATGCGCCGCATCTCTTTTGGGCCGCCCCGCCGGACGCGGCGCTTGCGACGTCCCTGGAACGCTTCGGCCAGATGACCCCCGCCCTGGTCCTCGACGAGGGCGGCCGGCCGGTGCTGGCCGCCGGTTCGCGCCGGGCGGCGGCGCTTCGCGCCATGCGGGGCCGCACCCTGGCCGCCATGGCCCTTGCGCCGGAGGATATGGAGCCCGATCTGGCCGAACTCTCCCCGGAGCTGCGCCTGGGCGTGCTCTACCTCGGCTCCAACCTCGGCCGCGCCGTGACCGACGCCATGGCCGTGGCCGCAACGCGGTATTTCACGGCCCACGGCTCGGCGGACGACTTTCTGGCCCTGGCCGGGGCGCAGCTTTTCGGCGAGGGCGATGGCCGGGCCAGGCAGGTGCTGCGCTGGCTTTCGCTGCCGGCCTCCTTTGACGCGCTTTTGGCGGCGGGCAACGTGCCGCTGGGCTGCGCCGCGACGCTGGCTGCCTGCGATGGCGACACCCTGGCCGCCCTGACGCCGCTTCTGATCGCCATGCGCTGGTCGCGGGGGACGCTCAAAAACGCGCTTGGCTGGCTGAGCGAGGCGGCCGTGCTTTCGGGCGAGACCCCGGGGGCGTTGCTGTCCCGGTGCGGCGTGCTGGACCTGCCGCAGCGCGGTCTTTCCCCAAACGACCTTGCGGCCGGGGTGCTGGCCGGGCTGCGCCGCGTGCGCTATCCCGCAACGACCACCCTGGAGGCCCGTTTCGCCGCCCTGTCCCGGGAGCTGACCCCGGGCGGCAGCCGGGTGCGTTTAAAGCCCAGCCAGGGCTTCGAGGCCGACGCCGTCACGGTGGAGGTGGTGGTGCGCTCCCCGGCCGAGATGGCGCGGGCCGGGGCCGATCTGGCCGCCATGGCCGCTGCGTCGGGGCTGCCGGGGCTCTTGACGGTGGCCCGTGGCGACGACGGGGACGCGGCGTGA